The DNA region GCGACGCCGTTTGCAGAGCTGCGCAAGATACTGCAGACGCGTGCCGATGGCGCGTCGCGTGGAGCGGCAAGCAAGGACTTGTTGCTGGTTGAGTTTGCTGATCTGGAATGCCCGCACTGCAAGGAAGCGCAGGCGACGATGGACCAGTTGGTGAAGGATTTCCCGAATGCTCGCGTGGTCTTTCAGAGCTTTCCCCTGGCGCAGATTCATCCCTTCGCATTCAAGGCTGCGGCTTATGGATATTGCGTGCAGAAGCAGAAGAATGACGCCTTCTTTACATACGCCTCGGCGGTATTCGACACGCAGGCTGGTTTGACGGCGGAGACGGCTGACGCCACGCTGAAGAACGCCGTGACCAAGGCTGGACTTGATCCGGCTGCGATCGATGCGTGTGCGGCGACGCCGGCCATCAAGGAGCAGGTGAATGCTTCGATCAAGCTCGCGGAAGATGTGGGAGTGAATCAGACGCCGGAGCTTGCTGTGAATGGGCATCTTCTGCCGATTTCGCAGGTTCCGTACGAGACGCTGAAAAAGATCATTGCTTATCAGGCGCAGTTGGACGGCGTGAGTACAGGAGCGAGTGCTTCTACTGCTTCTGCTCCATCCCTTGCCGGTAAGTAATCTAAAGGAAGTTATCGAAGGGCGCATCCGAAATGGATGTGCCCTTTTTATGGTCGCGAGAAAAACTAGGCGAAGATTACGGTTTTGTTGGCATAGGAGAGGATGCGGTAGTTGAGGTGCCAGCGAACGGCGCGAGAGAGGACGAGGCGCTCGAGATCGCGGCCCTTCTGGATGAGGTCGGGTAGCTGGTCATTCTGTGAGACGCGGGTGACATCCTGCTCGATGATGGGGCCTTCATCGAGGATCTCGGTGACATAGTGGCTGGTGGCTCCGATCAACTTGACTCCGCGGGCGAAGGCGGCATGGTAGGGACGCGCGCCCGTGAAGGCGGGCAGAAAAGAGTGGTGCACGTTGATGATGCGCTGCGGATAGGCGCGGACGAACTCCGCCGAGAGGACCTGCATGTAGCGGGCGAGGACGACCATATCGATGGAATTAGCGCTGAGCAACGCAAGCTGCTGTTCTTCCACCTGCGTTTTATTGGCGGCGGTAAGGGGAAGATAGTGGAAGGGGATCTTGTGGAAGTCAGCCAGGGGGCGTGCCGCTTCGTGGTTGCTGATGATGAGCGCGAGGTTGCAGCTCAGCTCTCCCGTCTGGTGGCGATGGAGCAGGTCGGCCAGGCAGTGGAGGTAGTGAGAGACAAAGATGGCTACGTTCTGGGGCGGAGTGGCGAAGGTGAGGCGCCAGTTCATCTTGAACCGCTCTGCAAGGGGCGCGAAGGCTGCGTGAAAGTGCGATTCGTCGCAAAGGGTGTCATCGGTGGCGAACTCGATGCGCATGAAGAAGAGGCCCAGCTCTACGTCCTGATGCTGGTCGGCGTTGAGGATGTTGGCGTCGTATTGCTGGACCAGGAAGTTGGCGATGGCGGCGACGAGACCTTTGCGGTCGGGGCAGTCGATGAGAAGAACAGCGGTCTTGGGCATGGCGATGAATTGATTAGAGCATTTTCTGGGTGGCCGTTGGGACAAATGCCGGATGCCCCATGTCTCAGAATCGGGACATGGGGAATCCAGGCAGAATCTTCACGGTGACGCAGAGAGATGTGGTTTCAGGCCAGGCGTTGAAACGGTCTGGACAGCGGTAGCTTTACGCGAGCCGCGTCGATGAAACTTTCGCGCTCGACTTTCTGTTTACTCTCTGCTGTCCGCGAGGCGGCTTTAGGCTTTGGTGGGCCAGCCCAGGACTCCTCCTCAATCAGTGCCGCGGTTGCGCGGTCGTAGCCCATGCGCTCGAGGATGGGCATCTCGTCGCGGTCGCTGGACTCTGCGACGGTCTGTTCCAATGTTTCGCAGACAGGGATCTTGGCGCTCTCACTTGTATTTCCTGCGGACATCACCGAGGCCGTGAAGTTGGCGGTGAGGCGCTGGGCGCATTTCTGTCCACATACAAAGAAGCCCCGGTCCAAAGACCGGGGCTTCCAATTTTGCCGCAAAATCCAGACTCAAGTCCACCATCAAGTCCAGATCTAAACTCCCTCGTTCGAAGACTTTAGGACCTAAAGTACAGGGGGTATCTCCGGAAAGGAAGCATCATGCCAGTCGAGCTACTGCCGCACCGCCCAGCCAGCCAGATCGATCGCCCCGGCTAAGTTGTCATACTTCTCTGGCAGATGGTTCCGCCGGTCCACATACTCGTTGTAGACCCACGGATCGACCACGGCGAACACCGTTCCCTTACCATACCTCGCCACCGCGATCATCACATCGCTGCCCTTGGTGACCACGGCCTTCGCTGGTCCCTTCACCGAGATCGTGCAGGTGTCCTTCATATAAGCCAGGTGAGGATGTTCAAACACACCCGTACCTGCCGGAATCTCCAGCTCCCCTGCCGGAAGGTCGTCACCGACGACGTGGTTCACCAACACCTGGTTGAAGTGAATGCCAAACCGCTCGCTGAGAGTGTTGAAATGCTCAAACTCCGCATTCGGCCCATCGTTCTCCATCAGCAGCAGAACGCCGCCCCTCTTCACCCAGTCGGCGATCACCTTGCCACTCTCTTCGTCCATGTAATGCGGGTTCGGATTCTTCGACGGAATATCCGGCGACGCCAGAATATAGATCTGCGCCTTCTTCAGATCCGCCGCAGTCGGTGCCGTCTTCTCAGTCGCCAGTTTCGCGCCATATCGCTGAAACACCCGTCCAAAAAACGCGAAGCCACTGTTCGAGTCATCGTCCCATTTGTAATGAAACAGCTCCGTCTGTCCCGCTGCATTCTGCCGCGTCTGCGAGTTGAACCACGCATCAACCAGCACCGTCTTTCCCTGTCCCAAAGCCTCAGTCGATGCCTGCTCCATCTCGCTTCCCGCCAACAGAAACGCGCCAATGCCTTTGGCATCGTTCACCCGCGTCTTCTCGCCGATGTAGTAGTCATAGCTTCCCGAGCGATAAGGCTTTCCTCCCAATCCTCCAACCGCTACTGTCCCGCTCAGCGCCATCTTTCCATCGGCAGTTGTCACAAACGCCTTCTGGACTCCGTCCCATCCGCGCCGCGCGCTGACCTCATCCGCCTGCGGCAGATAACCCATGCGAACGCCCTTGGCCAGCGCATAGACGAACATGCAGCTATCCGAAGCCTCCGTATAGTTGCCCGCTTTTCCGCCCTTGTCCATCACCTGCCACCAAAGACCGGTCTTCGCATCCTGATACTTCACCACCGCAGCCATCGTCCGGTTCAGCGCAGCGACAAGCTCTGGCCGCTGCGGCTGGTCCTGAGGCAACCAGTCCAGAACATCGACCAGCGCCATCGCATACCAACCCATCGCCCGTCCCCAGACCTCTGGCGACAAACCCGTCTGCGGATTCGCCCAAGGCATCTTCTCCGACTCATCCCATCCATGTCGCATCAGCCCGGTCTTCGGCTCGCGCATGTGAGCATCCATCAGCAGCAACTGCTTGGCAATATCGGCAAAGTCTCCGGACTCATGGAACGTAGCAGCATAAGCTGCACGAAACGGCTCCGCCATATAAGCGCCATCCAGCCACATCTGGTTGGGATAGATCTGTTTATGCCAATAACCGCCGCTCGCCGTCCTCGGCTGCGCCTCAAGCTGATCGTGCAGGAACTTCGCCGCCTTGTAGTACTTCGGCTGCTGCGTCACCCGATAGACCAGCAAAACCGCTCGACCCAGCTCGATGTTGTCCAGACTGTGCGCCTCGGGCTTGTATCCCGTGATCGTTCCATCTGCCGTCACATACTTATCGACCGCAGCCTTGATGTAGTGGAAGTCCTGCCCGTCCGCCGTCGTATGCCACTCCGCTGCCATTCCATCCAGCAGCACGCCCTCTTCATATCCCCAGGTTGCCGGATGTCCCGTCGTCGTAATGACTCCCGCGGGCCACTCCGCGATCACCGTAGCCGCCATCTTTTGCGAAGGCGATTCCTGCGCCACCATCCCCTGCGCACCCAAACATCCCAGCACCAGCAATCCCGCCAAAAACCTCATTCAAAGTCCCTTTCATAGCCAGCAGCAACACGCAAACCAGCATACCCCGTTCAAATCGGCTCTTGCAGGTTTGCTGTCGCACGCCGGACATCGAACCCCCTTCAGCGTTCCTTAATCCATCTGCGTTACCATCAACCCAGATGACGTTCCGACGCTCCCTGCTCCTGCCGTTCCTGCTGACATCGTGCGCAGCGCTGTGTCAGACACCTTCCGTCACGCTCCCCGCCGGAACTCCGTTTCCTGTCCAGACGGACGATCATCTACCCATGCGCGTCGGCCAGCCTGTCCGCGCCGAACTCATCTACCCGGTCTATGTCGACAATCAACTTGTCCTCCCCAAGCACACTATTCTCTCCGGTACGGTCATCAAGCTCCGCTCCGACCGCTCTCGCCGTATTCGCGCACGGCTCGGTGGCGACCTGACCCCCTTCCACATCCCCGTGGTCAGCTTCACCCAGATCATCCTTTCCGATGGTTCCACTCTTCCCTTCTCTTCAGGCCCCGCCACCGACGGCTCTCCCATCTACCGCGCCGTCGCCCCGCCACCGACCAAAGGCGGATTCTTCCGCCAGCAGTTCGACAATGGTCTCTCTATCGCTCGCGACGATATCGCCATCTTTATTGCTCCCGGCAGAGGCGACCGATTGAAACAGTTTGTCTACAATCGGCTGCCCTATCATCCCGAACGCATCGAAAAGGGCACAGCGTGGACTATAGAGACGGGCGCTCCCCTAGACATTCCAGCCCAGCCAGCTCCTCCTGTAGTCGCAATTGCCCCTGCGCCAAAGCATCATTTCTGGCAGAAGCCGATCCCCGCAGCAGAGGCCCCGCCCGACAATGGTCCCGGCATGTGGACCATCCAGGCTTATCTCGCTAATCCCCTTAGCTCCGAGACTTCGACCGCCGGACAGGTCATCAAGGCCACCGTCGCCCAACCCATCTATAATCCGGACCACACCATCGCAATTCCCCAGGGCGCAACTCTCGTGGGCGCCGTGACCAGAGCAAAGCCGGCGCGGCGCTTCGGTCGTACCGGGACTCTGAACTTCAGCTTCCGCCAACTGACGCTTCCCGGAGGCGAGCCCCAGAATGTTGAAACCACCCTCACCGGCGCGGACTCCGATCAGGCGCTTGCACTCAACTCCGAGGGCCAGGTGAAGTCAAAGCCACAAGACAAGCTCAGTGTGCCCATCTTTCTCGCCCTTCTCGCCAGCCGCCCACTGGATCGAGATCACCATGACGGCGGCGGCGACAACGGGCTTGGAAAAAATGCCGCTGGCGGCGCTGCCGGTCTGGGTTTCGTTGGATCTATCATCGGCCTCTCCGGCGTATCGCCGAACGTCGTGGCGGGCATCGGCTACTATGGAGCCGCGCTAGCCGTTTACTACAGATGGATCGCGCGCGGAAAGAAAATTACCTTCCCCCGCGATACCCGAATTGTCGTGCAGACGGTAGCTCGCCATTCTGAGGTCATGCACGCCGATCCATCACGCGCCATCCATCGATAACGGAAGCGAGATCAATAGAGCACTACTCCCACTCAATCGTCCCCGGTGGCTTCGAGGTAATGTCATACACCACACGGTTGATTCCGCGGACCTCGCTCACAATGCGGCTTGAAATCGTCCTCAGCACCTCGTAAGGCAAAGGCGCCCAGTCCGCGGTCATCCCATCCTCCGACTCGACCGCTCGCACGGCGCAAGTGTAGGCATAGGTCCTCTGATCGCCCATCACGCCGACACTCTTTACCGGCAGTAACACCGCGAACGACTGCCAAACCTTGCGATAAAGCCCCGCCGCTTTGATCTCGGCGACGACAATCTCATCTGCCTCCTGCAGCAAGGCCACGCGATCCGCAGTCACCTCGCCCAGAATCCTCACTGCAAGCCCCGGCCCAGGGAACGGCTGCCGCTCCAGAATCTCCTCGGGCATCCC from Edaphobacter paludis includes:
- a CDS encoding glycoside hydrolase family 88 protein, which codes for MRFLAGLLVLGCLGAQGMVAQESPSQKMAATVIAEWPAGVITTTGHPATWGYEEGVLLDGMAAEWHTTADGQDFHYIKAAVDKYVTADGTITGYKPEAHSLDNIELGRAVLLVYRVTQQPKYYKAAKFLHDQLEAQPRTASGGYWHKQIYPNQMWLDGAYMAEPFRAAYAATFHESGDFADIAKQLLLMDAHMREPKTGLMRHGWDESEKMPWANPQTGLSPEVWGRAMGWYAMALVDVLDWLPQDQPQRPELVAALNRTMAAVVKYQDAKTGLWWQVMDKGGKAGNYTEASDSCMFVYALAKGVRMGYLPQADEVSARRGWDGVQKAFVTTADGKMALSGTVAVGGLGGKPYRSGSYDYYIGEKTRVNDAKGIGAFLLAGSEMEQASTEALGQGKTVLVDAWFNSQTRQNAAGQTELFHYKWDDDSNSGFAFFGRVFQRYGAKLATEKTAPTAADLKKAQIYILASPDIPSKNPNPHYMDEESGKVIADWVKRGGVLLLMENDGPNAEFEHFNTLSERFGIHFNQVLVNHVVGDDLPAGELEIPAGTGVFEHPHLAYMKDTCTISVKGPAKAVVTKGSDVMIAVARYGKGTVFAVVDPWVYNEYVDRRNHLPEKYDNLAGAIDLAGWAVRQ
- a CDS encoding thioredoxin domain-containing protein, with translation MKISKWMLAGLASVLSVAVVAGAQTGTTGTAPKTNAPAPALHLNDLGQTVKADPFPPANPKYFTAPSPTVDTVNAFLKALWGYDDNRIWRVEAIQTTAAPGVSKVVVFISDKSPNAKVQTAAFFVTPDGNHVIAGDGVVPFGATPFAELRKILQTRADGASRGAASKDLLLVEFADLECPHCKEAQATMDQLVKDFPNARVVFQSFPLAQIHPFAFKAAAYGYCVQKQKNDAFFTYASAVFDTQAGLTAETADATLKNAVTKAGLDPAAIDACAATPAIKEQVNASIKLAEDVGVNQTPELAVNGHLLPISQVPYETLKKIIAYQAQLDGVSTGASASTASAPSLAGK
- the purU gene encoding formyltetrahydrofolate deformylase; protein product: MPKTAVLLIDCPDRKGLVAAIANFLVQQYDANILNADQHQDVELGLFFMRIEFATDDTLCDESHFHAAFAPLAERFKMNWRLTFATPPQNVAIFVSHYLHCLADLLHRHQTGELSCNLALIISNHEAARPLADFHKIPFHYLPLTAANKTQVEEQQLALLSANSIDMVVLARYMQVLSAEFVRAYPQRIINVHHSFLPAFTGARPYHAAFARGVKLIGATSHYVTEILDEGPIIEQDVTRVSQNDQLPDLIQKGRDLERLVLSRAVRWHLNYRILSYANKTVIFA